In Lemur catta isolate mLemCat1 chromosome 1, mLemCat1.pri, whole genome shotgun sequence, one DNA window encodes the following:
- the TMEM221 gene encoding transmembrane protein 221 isoform X2 — protein sequence MARSYGGRVLAAMTLLGIPAAVLAALGAQLLFQLQAGRTELRGPRADGLGPEQGAGPGLLEDAAGALLPLAAALAALALVLALTCLLLAALCGHLGAELARGPGSGRSDWFLHDCRLLRHMALGLFCCGVSVYLAALSIYALLLFEIETGAAAASILGSGALVLVAVLTHALLRAARAPRRGLHELSPPSFEDNLTHPAEVSKASPRAQPQQDEETEAPRGQ from the exons ATGGCCCGGTCGTACGGCGGCCGGGTGCTGGCCGCGATGACCCTGCTGGGCATCCCGGCGGCCGTGCTGGCGGCGCTCGGCGCGCAGCTGCTGTTCCAGCTGCAGGCGGGCCGCACCGAGCTGCGGGGGCCGCGCGCCGACGGGCTCGGCCCCGAGCAGGGCGCCGGCCCCGGGCTGCTGGAGGACGCGGCCGGGGCTCTGCTGCCGCTGGCCGCCGCGCTGGCCGCGCTGGCCCTCGTGCTCGCGCTCACCTGTCTGCTGCTCGCCGCGCTGTGCGGCCACCTGGGCGCCGAGCTGGCGCGGGGGCCTGGCTCCGGCAG GTCTGACTGGTTTCTCCACGACTGCCGCCTCCTCAGACATATGGCCCTTGGCCTTTTCTGCTGCGGGGTCTCCGTCTACTTAGCAG CACTGTCCATCTATGCCTTGCTGCTATTCGAGATTGAGACAGGCGCAGCGGCTGCCTCCATCCTGGGCTCAGGTGCGCTGGTCCTGGTGGCTGTGCTGACCCACGCTCTGCTCCGGGCCGCTCGGGCCCCCCGCCGTGGACTCCATGAGTTGTCCCCACCATCCTTTGAAGACAACCTCACCCACCCTGCTGAAGTCTCCAAGGCCAGCCCCAGAGCTCAGCCCCAGCAGG atgaggaaactgaggccccaagagggCAGTGA
- the TMEM221 gene encoding transmembrane protein 221 isoform X1, translated as MARSYGGRVLAAMTLLGIPAAVLAALGAQLLFQLQAGRTELRGPRADGLGPEQGAGPGLLEDAAGALLPLAAALAALALVLALTCLLLAALCGHLGAELARGPGSGRSDWFLHDCRLLRHMALGLFCCGVSVYLAALSIYALLLFEIETGAAAASILGSGALVLVAVLTHALLRAARAPRRGLHELSPPSFEDNLTHPAEVSKASPRAQPQQGSHRQTPYSSCPETGDPLRPVVTATAPAALGGGWESRLPATRMHQTLSASMGHWDGVTYEMRSMLGHRPGGTGKDSTLV; from the exons ATGGCCCGGTCGTACGGCGGCCGGGTGCTGGCCGCGATGACCCTGCTGGGCATCCCGGCGGCCGTGCTGGCGGCGCTCGGCGCGCAGCTGCTGTTCCAGCTGCAGGCGGGCCGCACCGAGCTGCGGGGGCCGCGCGCCGACGGGCTCGGCCCCGAGCAGGGCGCCGGCCCCGGGCTGCTGGAGGACGCGGCCGGGGCTCTGCTGCCGCTGGCCGCCGCGCTGGCCGCGCTGGCCCTCGTGCTCGCGCTCACCTGTCTGCTGCTCGCCGCGCTGTGCGGCCACCTGGGCGCCGAGCTGGCGCGGGGGCCTGGCTCCGGCAG GTCTGACTGGTTTCTCCACGACTGCCGCCTCCTCAGACATATGGCCCTTGGCCTTTTCTGCTGCGGGGTCTCCGTCTACTTAGCAG CACTGTCCATCTATGCCTTGCTGCTATTCGAGATTGAGACAGGCGCAGCGGCTGCCTCCATCCTGGGCTCAGGTGCGCTGGTCCTGGTGGCTGTGCTGACCCACGCTCTGCTCCGGGCCGCTCGGGCCCCCCGCCGTGGACTCCATGAGTTGTCCCCACCATCCTTTGAAGACAACCTCACCCACCCTGCTGAAGTCTCCAAGGCCAGCCCCAGAGCTCAGCCCCAGCAGGGTAGCCATCGCCAGACCCCCTATTCATCCTGCCCAGAGACTGGGGACCCCCTCAGGCCTGTGGTCACTGCCACAGCACCTGCAGCCCTGGGTGGAGGCTGGGAAAGCAGGCTGCCTGCAACCCGGATGCACCAGACACTGTCAGCCAGCATGGGGCACTGGGATGGGGTTACCTATGAGATGCGTAGTATGCTGGGCCACAGGCCAGGAGGCACAGGGAAGGACTCCACACTGGTGTGA